In a genomic window of Alphaproteobacteria bacterium:
- a CDS encoding response regulator gives MPKRPVHFLLVDDLEENLLSLEALLRRDDLVLLKARSGTEALELLLQHDVALALLDVQMPGMDGFELAEMMRGTARTNRIPIIFLTAGAHDRQRRFRGYEAGAVDFIYKPIEPDVLRSKTGVFFDLYRQQRELQHQRDELAMKSEENSRLLAESREYADRLRDADRRKDEFLATLAHELRNPLAPVRNGLQILRMSKSEEMSANVRDMMDRQLSHLVRLIDDLLDVSRISQGKIALRRAMISVQSALDSAVEVSRPLIEGSRHTLSLKLPEDALWLNADPVRISQIVSNLLNNAAKYTPEGGHLTLEAAAENGGVSIRVSDNGIGIPAEMLPRIFELFTQVDNKLREAQGGLGIGLALVRQLVGMHGGTIRAESAGHGKGSTFTVWLPLSDQKPKDILQENRDDTVPALSLQFLVVDDNIPSAQTTGVMLEMMGHKVTTAHDGQSAVDIAQKLLPDIVMLDIGLPGMNGYDVCRLLKPAAGFEKTVFIAQTGWGQESDKKQAFDAGFNHHIVKPISFQEFSALLRDIQRAKAA, from the coding sequence ATGCCGAAGCGGCCCGTTCATTTCCTGCTGGTCGATGACCTTGAGGAAAACCTGCTCTCGCTCGAGGCGCTGCTGCGCCGCGACGACCTTGTGCTGCTGAAGGCGAGGTCGGGGACGGAGGCGCTGGAGCTGTTGCTGCAGCACGATGTCGCGTTGGCGTTGCTGGATGTGCAGATGCCGGGCATGGACGGATTTGAACTGGCTGAAATGATGCGCGGCACCGCGCGCACGAACCGTATTCCCATCATTTTCCTGACCGCCGGCGCGCATGACCGCCAGCGCCGTTTCCGCGGCTATGAAGCAGGCGCGGTCGATTTCATCTACAAGCCGATCGAGCCCGATGTGCTGCGGTCTAAAACCGGCGTTTTTTTCGACCTTTACCGTCAGCAGCGGGAACTGCAGCACCAGCGCGACGAACTGGCGATGAAATCGGAAGAAAACAGCAGGCTGCTGGCCGAAAGCCGCGAATATGCCGACCGCCTGCGCGATGCCGACCGCCGCAAGGACGAATTTCTGGCGACGCTGGCGCATGAACTGCGCAACCCGCTGGCACCCGTGCGCAACGGCCTGCAGATTCTGCGCATGAGCAAGAGCGAGGAAATGTCGGCGAACGTGCGCGACATGATGGACCGCCAGCTGTCGCATCTTGTGCGGCTGATCGATGACCTGCTGGATGTCAGCCGCATCAGCCAGGGGAAGATCGCGCTGCGCCGCGCCATGATCAGCGTGCAATCCGCGCTCGATTCCGCGGTCGAGGTTAGCAGGCCCCTGATCGAGGGCAGCCGTCATACGCTGTCGCTGAAGCTGCCGGAAGATGCGCTGTGGCTGAACGCCGATCCCGTGCGCATATCGCAGATTGTCAGCAATCTTTTGAACAACGCCGCGAAATATACGCCCGAAGGCGGGCACTTGACGCTGGAGGCCGCAGCGGAAAACGGCGGCGTATCTATCCGCGTCAGCGATAACGGTATCGGCATTCCCGCCGAAATGCTGCCGCGCATTTTCGAGCTGTTCACGCAGGTCGATAACAAGCTGCGCGAAGCGCAGGGCGGGCTTGGCATCGGGCTGGCGCTGGTGCGCCAGCTGGTGGGCATGCATGGCGGCACGATCAGGGCCGAAAGCGCGGGGCACGGCAAGGGCAGCACCTTCACGGTATGGCTGCCGCTGTCGGATCAAAAGCCGAAAGACATCCTGCAGGAAAACAGGGACGACACCGTGCCGGCGCTTTCGCTTCAATTCCTTGTCGTTGATGACAACATTCCGTCCGCGCAGACGACGGGCGTGATGCTTGAAATGATGGGTCACAAGGTCACAACGGCACATGACGGGCAAAGCGCGGTAGATATAGCACAAAAACTGCTGCCCGATATCGTGATGCTGGATATCGGGCTGCCGGGAATGAACGGCTACGACGTTTGCCGCCTGCTGAAACCGGCGGCAGGATTTGAAAAAACGGTCTTTATCGCCCAGACGGGCTGGGGGCAGGAAAGCGACAAAAAGCAGGCTTTCGATGCGGGTTTCAACCACCACATCGTCAAGCCGATCAGTTTTCAGGAATTTTCCGCGCTGCTGCGCGACATCCAGCGCGCCAAGGCCGCCTGA
- a CDS encoding chemotaxis protein CheB has translation MAGAAAKPTAIVIGASAGALGALSVILPELPAGFPLPVLIVVHVPADRDNLMAELLQAKCQIRVCEAEDKDSIRPGVAYLAPPDYHLQVEPSLDISLSNDEAVMFSRPSIDVLFETAADAYGEGLIGVVLTGGNSDGAKGLRAVIDAGGRGLVQRPDEAFATAMPFAAAEACPEALMLGLSDIAAYLKKAGAR, from the coding sequence ATGGCGGGTGCGGCAGCAAAACCAACCGCCATCGTGATCGGCGCTTCGGCGGGCGCTCTGGGCGCGCTTTCCGTCATCCTGCCGGAATTGCCGGCGGGCTTTCCGCTGCCAGTGCTGATCGTCGTGCATGTGCCGGCCGATCGCGACAACCTGATGGCCGAACTGCTGCAGGCGAAATGCCAGATACGGGTCTGCGAAGCCGAGGACAAGGACAGCATACGCCCGGGTGTTGCTTATCTGGCACCGCCCGATTATCATTTGCAGGTGGAACCCAGCCTTGACATATCCCTGTCGAACGACGAAGCCGTGATGTTTTCGCGGCCTTCTATCGACGTGCTTTTCGAAACCGCCGCCGATGCCTATGGCGAAGGCCTGATCGGCGTCGTGCTGACAGGCGGCAACAGCGACGGCGCGAAAGGCTTGCGCGCGGTCATCGACGCCGGCGGGCGCGGGCTGGTGCAGCGTCCCGATGAAGCCTTCGCGACCGCCATGCCGTTCGCCGCCGCGGAGGCCTGTCCCGAGGCGCTGATGCTCGGGCTGTCGGACATCGCCGCATACCTTAAAAAAGCGGGGGCGCGATAA
- the bglX gene encoding beta-glucosidase BglX — MVAIIKISGRDMADVISTLLSEMTLDEKIGQLNLVIAGDAVTGVTVSESVEQKIAAGAVGGMFGVYGATPVRALQKVALEKTRLKIPLLFGLDVIHGHRTIFPIPLGLSCSWDMAMIENVAKLSGEEAAAEGLHWVFSPMVDITRDPRWGRCAEAAGEDAYLGSRISAAMVRGYQENGENSLLACVKHFALYGAAEAGRDYHTADISRLTMFEQYFPPYKSAVDAGVASVMSSFNDVEGIPATGNKWLLTDVLRKQWGFDGFVVSDYTSVNEMTDHGMGDLQTVSALALKAGLDMDMVGEGFLTTLKKSLAEGKVSEDDITTACARILRAKQKLGLFDNPFRNLRDESPKEIILSPKHRAAARDAAAKSCVLLKNDGNILPLARDAKIALIGPLADDKRNMQGTWSIAGNWEECVSVLQGIKNAAPAADITYALGANITDDPQIAAKANVFGEKVTIDPRPEAELIAEAVRAAEQAEVIVAVVGEAQEMSGEAASRADIGLPGKQSALIEALAATGKPLVMVFLSGRPLMIVNESKQAGAIVAMWFGGTEAGNGIADVLFGDVNPAGKLSMSFPYAVGQIPVYYNHRRTGRPYAGEFPGVADVPSKFRSRYLDIPNEPLYPFGYGLSYTTFAYSDITLSETAARGNAEIIASVTVMNTGGFDGEETVQLYVTDPVASMARPVRELKGFEKIALKRGESRTVKFTITTEHLKFYNNDLRHDWEAGEFIIAIGPHSASTRGRSVTWEK, encoded by the coding sequence ATGGTGGCCATAATCAAAATTTCAGGACGCGACATGGCCGATGTGATTTCCACATTGTTGTCAGAAATGACTCTGGACGAGAAAATCGGCCAGCTGAACCTCGTCATCGCGGGTGACGCGGTAACGGGCGTAACGGTGTCGGAGAGCGTGGAGCAGAAAATCGCCGCCGGTGCGGTCGGCGGCATGTTCGGCGTTTACGGCGCAACACCTGTGCGCGCGCTGCAAAAAGTCGCCCTTGAAAAAACGCGGCTGAAAATTCCGCTCCTCTTCGGGCTTGATGTCATCCACGGCCACCGCACCATCTTCCCCATTCCGCTGGGCCTTTCCTGCTCGTGGGATATGGCGATGATCGAAAACGTGGCGAAACTGTCGGGCGAGGAAGCGGCGGCGGAGGGGCTGCACTGGGTTTTCTCCCCCATGGTCGATATCACCCGCGATCCGCGCTGGGGAAGATGTGCGGAGGCGGCGGGCGAGGATGCCTATCTGGGTTCGCGCATTTCCGCTGCCATGGTGCGCGGCTATCAGGAAAACGGCGAAAACTCGCTGCTGGCCTGCGTGAAGCACTTCGCGCTCTACGGCGCGGCGGAGGCCGGCCGCGATTACCACACCGCCGATATCAGCCGCTTGACGATGTTCGAGCAATATTTCCCGCCCTACAAATCCGCCGTCGATGCGGGCGTGGCGAGCGTCATGAGTTCGTTCAACGATGTGGAGGGCATCCCCGCCACCGGCAACAAATGGCTGCTGACTGATGTGTTGCGCAAACAATGGGGCTTTGATGGTTTTGTGGTGTCCGATTACACCAGCGTGAACGAAATGACCGATCACGGCATGGGCGATTTACAGACCGTTTCCGCCCTCGCCTTGAAAGCCGGACTGGATATGGACATGGTGGGCGAAGGTTTCCTGACCACGCTGAAAAAATCGCTGGCCGAAGGAAAAGTTTCGGAAGACGACATCACCACAGCTTGTGCGCGGATATTGCGCGCAAAGCAGAAACTGGGGCTGTTCGACAACCCGTTCCGCAACCTGCGCGATGAATCGCCAAAGGAAATCATCCTGTCGCCGAAACACCGCGCTGCGGCGCGCGATGCCGCAGCAAAGTCCTGCGTGCTGCTGAAAAACGACGGCAATATCCTGCCGCTCGCCCGCGATGCCAAAATCGCCCTGATCGGGCCGCTGGCGGATGACAAACGCAACATGCAGGGCACCTGGAGCATCGCGGGTAACTGGGAAGAATGCGTATCGGTGCTGCAAGGCATAAAAAACGCGGCGCCCGCCGCCGATATTACCTATGCCCTTGGCGCGAATATCACCGATGATCCGCAGATTGCAGCGAAGGCGAATGTGTTCGGCGAAAAAGTCACCATCGACCCGCGCCCCGAAGCCGAATTGATTGCGGAGGCTGTGCGCGCCGCCGAACAGGCGGAAGTGATTGTCGCCGTCGTGGGCGAAGCGCAGGAAATGTCCGGCGAAGCCGCCAGCCGCGCCGATATCGGGTTGCCCGGCAAACAATCGGCCTTGATAGAAGCATTGGCAGCGACCGGAAAGCCGCTGGTGATGGTGTTCCTGAGCGGCCGACCGCTGATGATCGTGAATGAATCAAAACAGGCTGGCGCGATAGTCGCCATGTGGTTCGGCGGGACGGAAGCCGGAAATGGCATCGCCGATGTGCTGTTCGGCGATGTCAACCCCGCCGGAAAACTCAGCATGTCTTTCCCCTATGCGGTCGGGCAGATTCCTGTTTATTACAACCACCGCCGCACCGGCCGCCCCTATGCGGGTGAATTTCCGGGCGTGGCGGATGTGCCGTCGAAATTCCGTTCCCGCTATCTCGATATCCCGAACGAACCGCTTTATCCGTTTGGCTACGGCCTCAGCTATACGACGTTCGCATACAGCGATATCACGCTCAGCGAAACGGCCGCGCGCGGTAACGCGGAAATCATCGCGAGCGTCACCGTGATGAACACCGGCGGTTTTGATGGCGAGGAAACCGTGCAGCTTTACGTGACCGACCCCGTCGCCAGCATGGCCCGCCCCGTGCGGGAGCTGAAGGGCTTTGAAAAAATTGCGCTGAAGCGCGGCGAGAGCAGGACGGTAAAATTCACCATCACCACCGAACACCTGAAATTCTACAACAACGACCTGCGCCACGATTGGGAAGCGGGCGAATTCATCATCGCCATCGGCCCGCATTCCGCAAGCACGCGCGGGCGCAGCGTGACCTGGGAGAAGTAA
- a CDS encoding DUF3131 domain-containing protein, which produces MAKKSITPIFNEAAGKKGLTDDQLLDLVQKQTLRYFWDFAHPDSGMARERSNVVNGYGYDLDCVTTGGTGFGIMAMVAGVERGWIDRDEARGQLEKIVGFLENADTFHGVFPHFLNGTTGKTIPFSKKDDGGDLVETSFLMMGLLSAREYFREDPALQSRITKLWEAVEWDHHVQNGKLLWHWSPNHGYAMNLPIEGWNECLVTHVLAAASPTHPVPLTVYKDSWQKGADFINGGEYDGAAPGEKITQPLGPFLGGPLFFAHYSFMGLNPKQLRDEHADYFEQNRAHTLINRAHCINNPLGHKGYGENSWGLTAGDTVGGYNAHSPTNDNGVITPTAALSSLPYTPKESMQALRHFYENLGDKIWSEYGFVDGFSETANWQAKSHLAIDQGPIIVMIENHRSGLLWDLFMNAPEVKPALVKLGLQQGAKPAAAAPKPPKNGG; this is translated from the coding sequence ATGGCAAAAAAATCCATCACCCCCATCTTCAACGAAGCCGCCGGAAAGAAGGGATTGACCGACGACCAGCTGCTCGACCTCGTGCAGAAGCAGACGCTGCGCTATTTCTGGGATTTCGCGCATCCCGACAGCGGCATGGCGCGGGAGCGCAGCAATGTGGTGAACGGTTACGGATACGACCTTGATTGCGTCACCACGGGCGGCACGGGTTTCGGCATCATGGCGATGGTGGCGGGGGTGGAGCGCGGCTGGATCGACCGCGATGAAGCGCGCGGACAGCTGGAAAAAATCGTCGGCTTCCTCGAAAATGCCGACACCTTCCACGGCGTTTTCCCGCATTTCCTGAACGGCACGACCGGCAAGACCATTCCGTTTTCGAAAAAAGACGACGGCGGCGACCTGGTCGAAACATCTTTCCTGATGATGGGGCTGCTTTCCGCCCGCGAATATTTCCGCGAAGACCCCGCGCTGCAATCGCGCATCACAAAATTGTGGGAAGCGGTGGAATGGGACCATCATGTGCAGAACGGCAAGCTGCTCTGGCATTGGAGCCCCAATCATGGCTACGCGATGAATTTGCCGATCGAGGGATGGAACGAATGTTTGGTCACCCATGTGCTGGCGGCCGCTTCGCCCACGCATCCTGTGCCATTAACGGTGTATAAAGACAGCTGGCAGAAGGGTGCCGATTTCATCAATGGCGGCGAATATGACGGCGCGGCACCGGGCGAGAAAATCACCCAGCCGCTCGGCCCCTTCCTCGGCGGGCCGCTGTTTTTCGCGCATTATTCCTTCATGGGGCTGAACCCGAAACAGCTGCGCGACGAACACGCCGATTATTTCGAACAGAACCGCGCCCACACCCTCATCAACCGCGCGCATTGCATCAACAACCCGCTGGGGCACAAAGGTTACGGCGAAAACAGCTGGGGCTTGACGGCGGGCGACACCGTCGGCGGATACAACGCGCATTCCCCCACCAACGACAACGGCGTGATCACGCCGACCGCCGCATTGTCATCCCTGCCCTACACGCCCAAGGAATCCATGCAGGCACTGCGTCATTTCTACGAGAATCTGGGCGATAAAATCTGGAGCGAATACGGCTTTGTGGACGGCTTCAGCGAAACCGCCAACTGGCAGGCGAAATCGCACCTCGCCATCGACCAGGGCCCCATCATCGTCATGATCGAAAACCACCGTAGCGGATTGCTCTGGGATTTGTTCATGAACGCGCCGGAAGTGAAACCGGCATTGGTGAAGCTCGGGTTGCAGCAAGGCGCGAAGCCTGCGGCTGCGGCGCCGAAACCGCCGAAAAATGGAGGATAA
- a CDS encoding protein-glutamate O-methyltransferase CheR: MTAETPTAKTDDIEIRLLLEAVFRKYHYDFRNYSAASLKRRLVQARDHFGCTSFSQLQDKVLHDGATLRALLGFLTVQVSEMFRDPLYFKAIREKVVPHLRTYPSLKIWVAGCSSGEEVYSLAILLREEGLEEKAMIYATDINPEALQKAEAGIYAADRIPQFTQNHRLSGGKSSLSDYYTAAYGAASFDKTLRSRVLFSDHSLVTDAVFGEMHLISCRNVLIYFDRQLQDRAIGLFRDSLGRKGFLGLGSKESLRFSKHSDAFADFSRDDRIYQKLGA, from the coding sequence ATGACCGCCGAAACCCCCACAGCAAAGACCGACGATATCGAGATCAGGCTTCTGCTGGAGGCGGTGTTCCGCAAGTATCACTATGACTTCCGCAATTATTCGGCGGCATCGCTCAAGCGCAGGTTGGTGCAGGCGCGCGACCATTTCGGCTGTACGTCGTTTTCGCAACTGCAGGACAAGGTGCTGCACGACGGCGCAACCTTGCGCGCGCTGCTTGGTTTCCTGACCGTGCAGGTGAGCGAGATGTTCCGCGACCCTTTGTATTTCAAGGCGATCCGCGAAAAGGTCGTGCCGCATCTGCGCACCTATCCGTCCCTGAAAATCTGGGTCGCCGGATGCTCCAGCGGCGAGGAAGTCTATTCGCTGGCGATCCTTTTGCGGGAGGAGGGGCTGGAAGAAAAGGCGATGATTTACGCAACCGACATAAACCCGGAGGCGCTGCAAAAAGCCGAGGCCGGAATTTATGCCGCCGACCGCATCCCGCAATTCACGCAGAACCACCGCCTGTCGGGCGGCAAATCGTCGCTGTCGGATTATTACACCGCGGCCTACGGCGCGGCATCGTTCGACAAGACGTTGCGCAGCCGCGTGCTGTTTTCCGACCACAGCCTTGTGACAGACGCCGTGTTCGGCGAGATGCACCTGATTTCCTGCCGCAACGTGCTGATCTATTTCGACCGCCAGTTGCAGGATCGCGCCATCGGGCTGTTCCGCGATTCACTGGGCCGCAAGGGATTCCTGGGCCTGGGCAGCAAGGAAAGCCTGCGGTTTTCGAAACATTCCGACGCCTTCGCCGATTTTTCGCGCGATGACCGGATTTACCAAAAGTTAGGTGCGTGA
- a CDS encoding response regulator encodes MNKINNITKSAGTDFSITGGLVAVLVFFAASGAISYLNIRTVNVNATKVAETHEKLIALASVLSLLKDAETGQRGYVLTGDEAYMAPYIEARTALEERLAALESEAKDDAEDARRVGVLRQHVKSKMDELSQTLELRRTQGFDAALAVVKTNKGKQAMDAARDIVGKMQDKVRNYREQRIDEMHGAYRVAQTSGFLSVALGALLAMIVAALMTRAANARRRAEWLQAGELGLQNAMAGQLRVEQLGENILKFCAEYFGAQVGAFFAKDGMHFKRVATYGLPANNQTPLAFGPGESLLGQAAKDRRVFMLRDIPQGYLALGSSLGNGDPRHLVIAPAASDMLVEAVYELGVMDRFDGTVQELLERISEPIAVAIRAANYRAHLQNLLEETQRQGEELQAQSEELRVSNEELEEQGRSLRESQARLEQQQAELEQTNSQLEEQTALLESQRDDLARAKTIVQTKAQELEQASRYKSDFLANMSHELRTPLNSSLILAKLLADNPAGNLTEEQVKYALTIQSSGNDLLTLINDILDLSKIEAGHMEIRPEQMSVSRMFDDLVRLFQPVAQQKKLAFETRIENGCPNMIVSDRQRLEQVLKNLLSNAFKFTEKGTVVLSFARADNERVAFSVTDTGIGITEEQQQLVFEAFRQADSAISRKYGGTGLGLSISRQLTRLLGGTIHLASTYGEGSTFSVMLPEIYDSGLVPKSDPVVIQGDGAHAPQNGGHSQPVPRAYGEGQILDDRETLNQKNRLLLVIEDDVAFAKILFDLSHELNFQCLIAHTAAEALHLAKRYLPSAVILDVGLPDNSGLSVLDRLKQDARTRHIPVHVVSGADYAQTALSLGAVGYMLKPVKREELSGVLKGFEERFSHRMRRVLIVEDDAVQLDAVGKLLKSQDVETVGARTAAECLDLLKGSPFDCMVLDLTLPDATGYQLLETISREGAYSFPPVIVYTGRDLSAEEEQRLRRYSQSIIIKGAKSPERLLDEVTLFLHQVVAELPAEKQKMLQQARNRDAVLEGRRILVVEDDVRNVYALTNIFEPRGAIVQIARNGKEALVALQKAQDNPATKIDLILMDVMMPEMDGLTATREIRKNAQWKKLPIIMLTAKAMKDDQEKCLDAGANDYMPKPLDVEKLLSLARVWMPR; translated from the coding sequence ATGAACAAAATCAATAACATCACCAAATCCGCGGGCACCGATTTTTCCATCACGGGCGGTCTTGTGGCTGTGCTGGTTTTCTTCGCGGCCAGCGGCGCGATTTCTTACCTGAATATCAGGACGGTGAACGTCAACGCCACCAAAGTGGCGGAGACGCACGAAAAGCTGATTGCACTGGCGAGCGTGCTTTCACTACTTAAGGATGCAGAAACAGGCCAGCGCGGCTATGTGCTGACCGGCGACGAGGCGTATATGGCGCCGTATATCGAGGCGCGCACCGCGCTCGAAGAAAGGCTGGCCGCGCTGGAGAGCGAGGCGAAGGACGACGCGGAAGACGCGAGGCGCGTCGGCGTTTTGCGCCAGCATGTGAAATCGAAAATGGACGAATTGTCGCAAACGCTCGAACTGCGCCGCACGCAGGGCTTCGACGCGGCGCTGGCAGTCGTGAAAACCAACAAGGGCAAACAGGCGATGGACGCGGCGCGCGACATCGTCGGCAAGATGCAGGACAAGGTGCGCAATTACCGGGAACAGCGCATCGACGAAATGCACGGCGCGTACCGCGTCGCCCAGACCAGCGGTTTCCTGAGCGTCGCGCTGGGCGCGTTGCTGGCGATGATCGTGGCGGCGCTGATGACGCGCGCAGCCAATGCGCGCCGCAGGGCCGAATGGCTGCAGGCGGGCGAACTGGGCCTGCAAAACGCCATGGCGGGCCAGTTGCGCGTCGAACAGCTGGGCGAAAATATCCTGAAATTCTGCGCCGAATATTTCGGCGCTCAGGTCGGCGCGTTTTTCGCCAAGGACGGGATGCATTTCAAGCGCGTCGCGACCTATGGCCTGCCGGCCAACAACCAGACTCCGCTGGCGTTCGGTCCGGGTGAAAGCCTGCTTGGGCAGGCGGCAAAAGACCGCCGCGTGTTCATGCTGCGCGACATACCGCAGGGGTATCTTGCGCTGGGATCAAGCCTTGGCAATGGCGATCCGCGGCATCTGGTGATCGCGCCCGCCGCGTCCGACATGCTGGTCGAGGCGGTTTATGAACTGGGCGTGATGGACCGGTTCGACGGCACGGTGCAGGAATTGCTGGAGCGCATATCGGAGCCGATCGCCGTCGCCATCCGCGCCGCCAATTACCGCGCGCACCTGCAGAACCTGCTGGAAGAAACGCAGCGCCAGGGCGAAGAATTGCAGGCGCAGAGCGAGGAACTGCGCGTATCGAACGAGGAACTGGAGGAGCAGGGCCGCAGCCTGCGTGAATCGCAGGCGCGCCTTGAACAGCAGCAGGCGGAGCTGGAGCAGACCAACAGCCAGCTGGAAGAACAGACCGCGCTGCTGGAATCGCAGCGCGACGACCTCGCCCGCGCGAAAACCATCGTGCAGACCAAGGCGCAGGAGCTGGAACAGGCCAGCCGCTATAAATCCGACTTCCTCGCAAATATGTCGCATGAATTGCGCACGCCGCTCAACTCGTCGCTGATCCTCGCCAAGCTGCTGGCCGATAATCCGGCCGGCAACCTGACTGAAGAACAGGTGAAATACGCGCTCACCATCCAGTCGTCGGGCAACGACCTGCTGACGCTGATCAACGACATACTTGACCTGTCGAAGATCGAAGCCGGTCATATGGAGATACGTCCCGAACAGATGTCGGTCAGCCGTATGTTCGACGATCTTGTGCGTCTTTTCCAGCCGGTCGCGCAGCAAAAGAAACTGGCATTCGAAACGCGCATCGAAAACGGCTGCCCCAACATGATCGTCAGCGACCGCCAGCGTCTGGAGCAGGTTTTGAAAAACCTGCTGTCGAACGCGTTCAAGTTCACGGAAAAAGGCACGGTCGTGCTGTCTTTTGCGCGCGCCGACAACGAACGTGTGGCGTTCTCCGTCACCGATACCGGCATCGGCATCACCGAAGAACAGCAGCAGCTGGTGTTCGAGGCGTTCCGGCAGGCCGATAGCGCGATCAGCCGCAAATACGGCGGCACCGGGCTTGGCCTTTCCATCTCCCGCCAGCTGACGCGTCTGCTGGGGGGCACGATCCACCTTGCCAGCACATACGGCGAAGGCAGCACTTTCAGCGTCATGCTGCCCGAAATCTATGACTCCGGCCTTGTGCCAAAGTCAGATCCCGTGGTCATCCAGGGCGATGGCGCGCATGCCCCGCAGAACGGCGGTCACAGCCAGCCCGTGCCGCGCGCCTATGGAGAGGGGCAGATTCTCGACGACCGCGAAACGCTCAACCAGAAAAACCGCCTGTTGCTGGTGATCGAGGATGACGTGGCCTTCGCGAAAATCCTGTTCGATCTGTCGCATGAACTGAATTTCCAGTGCCTGATCGCGCATACAGCGGCCGAAGCGCTGCACCTTGCGAAGCGTTACCTGCCAAGTGCGGTGATCCTCGATGTCGGCCTGCCCGACAATTCCGGCCTTTCCGTCCTCGACCGCCTGAAACAGGATGCGCGTACACGGCATATCCCCGTGCATGTCGTTTCGGGCGCCGATTACGCACAGACAGCGCTGTCGCTGGGCGCGGTAGGCTATATGCTGAAACCCGTCAAGCGCGAGGAGCTGTCCGGCGTGCTGAAGGGGTTCGAGGAGCGTTTTTCGCACCGTATGCGCCGCGTGCTGATCGTGGAAGACGATGCGGTTCAGCTGGATGCGGTGGGCAAGCTGCTCAAATCGCAGGATGTCGAAACCGTCGGCGCGCGTACCGCCGCCGAATGTCTTGACCTGCTGAAGGGATCGCCCTTTGACTGCATGGTGCTGGACCTGACGCTGCCGGATGCGACCGGATACCAGCTTTTGGAAACCATCAGCCGCGAAGGCGCCTATTCCTTCCCGCCCGTGATCGTCTATACGGGCCGCGACCTGTCGGCGGAGGAGGAGCAGCGGCTGCGCAGGTATTCGCAGTCCATCATCATCAAGGGCGCAAAATCGCCCGAACGGCTGCTGGACGAAGTCACGCTGTTCTTGCACCAGGTGGTGGCGGAGCTGCCGGCCGAGAAGCAGAAAATGCTGCAGCAGGCACGCAACCGCGATGCGGTGCTGGAGGGGCGCCGCATTCTGGTCGTGGAAGACGACGTGCGCAACGTCTATGCTCTCACCAATATCTTCGAACCGCGCGGCGCGATCGTGCAGATCGCCCGCAACGGCAAGGAGGCGCTGGTCGCGCTGCAAAAGGCGCAGGACAACCCTGCCACGAAAATCGACCTGATCCTGATGGATGTCATGATGCCCGAAATGGACGGCCTGACCGCCACGCGCGAAATCCGCAAGAACGCGCAGTGGAAAAAGCTGCCCATCATCATGCTGACGGCGAAGGCGATGAAGGACGACCAGGAAAAATGCCTTGATGCGGGCGCCAACGATTATATGCCCAAGCCGCTGGATGTCGAAAAACTGCTGTCGCTCGCGCGCGTGTGGATGCCAAGATGA